In Xenopus laevis strain J_2021 chromosome 2S, Xenopus_laevis_v10.1, whole genome shotgun sequence, a genomic segment contains:
- the stard13.S gene encoding stAR related lipid transfer domain containing 13 S homeolog isoform X4: MKLDVSFQRKKSEDSDEEDLCAISDKWRFQRLSRQWSRVDDIDSLFGRSERLGSSGEMKNTTSSESVLTDLSEPEICSIHSGSSGGSDCRCSYVGNSASRETFECADTMCIHDSNSMTILPPWPKDCPDGKLNGKNEKPAHTKTKTFLKCMGTLRSKGTYGKSKGLQRTGAIIISEPILQLEPDPLKTNTQLDPDPLKTMSCVGNGQVKDSAMNFTTTGILDSVSEIKACTESTSFLEEIPAPESNKRGGMYLEDIDVFTDLGTSKAGHNHNHNFHSQEDLVVHIPKDHKPGTFPKALSIESLSPIESFYGVNWRSAGISLSRQKGIRAKEPRIMSSRCSRGSRLSVYDNVPGSHLYASTGDLMDLERDDLFPHLDDVLQHINGLQQSVYHWSKDIMPDLQDDNLSVGESGTSTFHSPNPMSLDFEGNSISDGRTTPSDMERDAASLNESDTTGTRERRDSGVGASLTRTNRRLRWSSFHISHQQSGSVASLQISNQSAGQLNLLQKFSLLRLTAIMERYSLSNKHGWTWSVPKFMKRMKGPDYKDKNIFGVPLMVHVQRTGQPLPQNIQQALRFLRGHCLDQVGLFRKSGVKSRIQALRQMNETSPENVNYEDQCAYDVADMIKQFFRDLPEPLLTSKLGETFLHIYQYVPKDQRLQAVQSAIMLMSDENREVLQTLLCFLSDVTSVEENQMTPMNLAVCLAPSLFHLNLLKKDNSPRAIQKKYATGRPDQKDLNENFAATQGLAHMIMECNRLFEIPHKVIAQSSNSYVEANVHVQTMEELGKQLEEEGGNVSTYFESTIQGLQKEAKEKFKGWISLSSAENTDLAYKKVGDGNPLRSWKVSVEVEAPPSVVLNHILRERQLWDDDFLQSKVVETLDNQTEVYQYVLNCMAPHPSRDFVVLRSWRTDLPKGICALAAVSVEHDEANLIGGVRAAVLDTRFLIEPCGSGKSKLTHICRVDLKGHSPEWYNKCFGHLCASEALRIRNSFQPISTEGPETKI; this comes from the exons ATGAAACTCGATGTCAGCTTCCAAAGGAAGAAG AGTGAAGATTCAGATGAAGAAGACCTTTGTGCCATCAGTGACAAATGGAGATTCCAAAGACTCAGCCGTCAATGGTCTCGGGTAGATGACATTGATTCGCTGTTTGGGCGATCGGAGAGACTCGGTTCATCCGGGGAAATGAAAAACACGACTAGCAGCGAGAGTGTCTTGACTGATCTCAGTGAACCAGAAATATGTTCTATCCACAGTGGAAGTAGTGGTGGGAGTGACTGCAGGTGTTCCTATGTTGGCAATAGTGCTTCCAGGGAGACATTTGAGTGTGCGGACACAATGTGTATTCATGATTCCAATTCAATGACCATATTACCTCCATGGCCAAAAGATTGTCCAGATGGTAAACTGAATGGCAAGAACGAAAAGCCTGCACacactaaaacaaaaacatttttaaaatgcatggGGACTCTTAGATCTAAAGGAACTTATGGTAAATCTAAAGGCCTTCAAAGAACTGGAGCTATAATAATTAGTGAGCCCATTCTGCAACTGGAGCCTGACCCACTTAAAACTAATACGCAACTGGATCCCGACCCTCTTAAAACAATGAGCTGTGTTGGCAATGGCCAAGTGAAAGACTCCGCTATGAACTTTACAACAACTGGAATTCTAGATTCAGTATCTGAAATTAAAGCCTGCACTGAGAGCACTTCTTTCTTAGAAGAAATTCCAGCTCCTGAGTCCAACAAGCGAGGAGGTATGTATCTAGAGGACATTGACGTCTTTACAGATTTGGGGACATCAAAAGCTGGTCATAATCACAACCATAATTTCCATTCACAAGAAGACCTGGTTGTACATATTCCAAAGGACCACAAGCCTGGAACCTTTCCAAAAGCACTTTCTATTGAAAGCCTTTCTCCGATAGAGAGTTTCTATGGTGTCAACTGGCGGAGTGCAGGTATTTCTCTTAGCAGGCAAAAAGGTATTCGTGCTAAGGAACCAAGAATTATGTCTTCAAGGTGCTCCAGAGGTAGCAGACTTAGTGTTTATGATAATGTGCCCGGATCTCATTTGTATGCCAGCACTGGGGATCTCATGGATTTAGAAAGAGATGATTTATTTCCTCATTTAGATGATGTCTTGCAGCACATTAATGGACTTCAACAGTCTGTATACCACTGGTCAAAAGACATAATGCCAGACCTTCAAGATGACAATTTGTCGGTTGGGGAGTCTGGAACCTCAACTTTTCATTCACCTAACCCAATGAGCTTGGACTTTGAAGGCAATTCTATTTCTGATGGTAGGACTACCCCAAGTGACATGGAGAGAGATGCTGCTTCGCTTAATGAATCTGATACTACTGGAACCAGAGAGAGAAGGGATTCTGGGGTTGGAGCCTCACTTACAAGAACAAACAG GCGTCTACGGTGGAGCAGTTTTCATATCTCCCATCAGCAAAGTGGCTCAGTGGCATCACTTCAGATTAGCAATCAGTCAGCAGGTCAGCTCAATCTGCTGCAGAAATTCTCTTTGCTACGCCTGACGGCTATCATGGAGAGATATTCACTGTCAAACAAGCACGGATGGACATG GTCTGTGCCAAAGTTTATGAAGAGGATGAAGGGGCCGGATTACAAGGATAAGAATATTTTTGGTGTGCCTTTGATGGTTCATGTGCAGAGAACTGGGCAGCCTCTACCCCAGAACATCCAGCAAGCGTTACGTTTCCTCCGCGGTCACTGCCTCGATCAG gTTGGTTTGTTTAGAAAGTCGGGCGTTAAATCTCGAATCCAGGCTCTACGCCAGATGAACGAAACATCGCCAGAGAATGTAAACTATGAAGATCAGTGCGCCTACGACGTGGCAGATATGATCAAACAGTTCTTCAGAGATCTCCCCGAACCTCTTCTCACCAGTAAATTAGGGGAGACCTTTCTCCATATTTACCAGT ATGTCCCGAAAGACCAGAGGCTCCAGGCTGTGCAGTCGGCTATCATGCTGATGTCTGATGAAAACCGTGAGGTCCTACAAACCCTGCTGTGCTTCCTCAGTGATGTCACCTCGGTGGAAGAGAATCAGATGACCCCGATGAATCTAGCTGTATGTTTGGCACCATCTCTCTTCCATCTCAATTTATTGAAGAAGGACAACTCCCCAAG AGCaatacagaaaaaatatgcaACAGGGAGACCTGATCAGAAGGACCTAAATGAAAATTTTGCAGCTACACAGGGTCTGGCACACATGATCATGGAGTGCAACAGGTTATTTGAG ATTCCACATAAAGTCATAGCCCAGTCTTCCAATTCCTATGTAGAAGCCAATGTGCATGTCCAAACAATGGAGGAACTAGGAAAGCAACTGGAAGAGGAAGGAGGCAATGTGAGCACGTACTTTGAGAGTACAATTCAGGGCCTTCAGAAGGAAGCTAAGGAGAAGTTTAAGGGATGGATTTCCCTCTCCAGCGCAGAGAACACTGACCTTGCTTACAAAAAG GTTGGGGATGGAAATCCTTTGAGATCGTGGAAGGTGTCAGTGGAAGTGGAGGCTCCACCATCTGTGGTTCTCAATCACATTTTAAGAGAACGACAGCTCTGGGATGATGACTTCTTGCAGTCGAAAGTGGTAGAGACTTTAGATAACCAAACAGAGGTGTACCAGTACGTGTTGAACTGCATGGCTCCACACCCTTCCAGAGACTTTGTCGTTTTAAG GTCCTGGAGAACAGACTTGCCAAAAGGAATCTGCGCTCTGGCAGCCGTATCAGTAGAGCACGATGAGGCCAATCTCATAGGAGGAGTGAGAGCAGCAGTTCTGGATACTCGGTTCTTGATTGAACCCTGTGGCTCTGGCAAATCAAAGCTGACACATATCTGCAGAGTTGATCTCAA aggCCATTCTCCTGAGTGGTACAATAAATGTTTCGGACATCTCTGTGCGTCGGAGGCTTTAAGGATCCGAAATTCTTTCCAGCCAATTTCCACGGAAGGCCCTGAAACCAAAATCTGA
- the stard13.S gene encoding stAR related lipid transfer domain containing 13 S homeolog isoform X2, which produces MWQQEPASPTTGCKRLNSVSPEGQEYYVCFDKKRRSPYRMSRILARQQLLAKIQQELEAKEACDWLRAAGFPQYSQLYEDSKFPIDIASVKRDHDFLDRDHVEPLCRRLKTLNKCASMKLDVSFQRKKSEDSDEEDLCAISDKWRFQRLSRQWSRVDDIDSLFGRSERLGSSGEMKNTTSSESVLTDLSEPEICSIHSGSSGGSDCRCSYVGNSASRETFECADTMCIHDSNSMTILPPWPKDCPDGKLNGKNEKPAHTKTKTFLKCMGTLRSKGTYGKSKGLQRTGAIIISEPILQLEPDPLKTNTQLDPDPLKTMSCVGNGQVKDSAMNFTTTGILDSVSEIKACTESTSFLEEIPAPESNKRGGMYLEDIDVFTDLGTSKAGHNHNHNFHSQEDLVVHIPKDHKPGTFPKALSIESLSPIESFYGVNWRSAGISLSRQKGIRAKEPRIMSSRCSRGSRLSVYDNVPGSHLYASTGDLMDLERDDLFPHLDDVLQHINGLQQSVYHWSKDIMPDLQDDNLSVGESGTSTFHSPNPMSLDFEGNSISDGRTTPSDMERDAASLNESDTTGTRERRDSGVGASLTRTNRRLRWSSFHISHQQSGSVASLQISNQSAGQLNLLQKFSLLRLTAIMERYSLSNKHGWTWSVPKFMKRMKGPDYKDKNIFGVPLMVHVQRTGQPLPQNIQQALRFLRGHCLDQVGLFRKSGVKSRIQALRQMNETSPENVNYEDQCAYDVADMIKQFFRDLPEPLLTSKLGETFLHIYQYVPKDQRLQAVQSAIMLMSDENREVLQTLLCFLSDVTSVEENQMTPMNLAVCLAPSLFHLNLLKKDNSPRAIQKKYATGRPDQKDLNENFAATQGLAHMIMECNRLFEIPHKVIAQSSNSYVEANVHVQTMEELGKQLEEEGGNVSTYFESTIQGLQKEAKEKFKGWISLSSAENTDLAYKKVGDGNPLRSWKVSVEVEAPPSVVLNHILRERQLWDDDFLQSKVVETLDNQTEVYQYVLNCMAPHPSRDFVVLRSWRTDLPKGICALAAVSVEHDEANLIGGVRAAVLDTRFLIEPCGSGKSKLTHICRVDLKGHSPEWYNKCFGHLCASEALRIRNSFQPISTEGPETKI; this is translated from the exons GCGACTGAAGACCTTGAATAAGTGTGCCTCAATGAAACTCGATGTCAGCTTCCAAAGGAAGAAG AGTGAAGATTCAGATGAAGAAGACCTTTGTGCCATCAGTGACAAATGGAGATTCCAAAGACTCAGCCGTCAATGGTCTCGGGTAGATGACATTGATTCGCTGTTTGGGCGATCGGAGAGACTCGGTTCATCCGGGGAAATGAAAAACACGACTAGCAGCGAGAGTGTCTTGACTGATCTCAGTGAACCAGAAATATGTTCTATCCACAGTGGAAGTAGTGGTGGGAGTGACTGCAGGTGTTCCTATGTTGGCAATAGTGCTTCCAGGGAGACATTTGAGTGTGCGGACACAATGTGTATTCATGATTCCAATTCAATGACCATATTACCTCCATGGCCAAAAGATTGTCCAGATGGTAAACTGAATGGCAAGAACGAAAAGCCTGCACacactaaaacaaaaacatttttaaaatgcatggGGACTCTTAGATCTAAAGGAACTTATGGTAAATCTAAAGGCCTTCAAAGAACTGGAGCTATAATAATTAGTGAGCCCATTCTGCAACTGGAGCCTGACCCACTTAAAACTAATACGCAACTGGATCCCGACCCTCTTAAAACAATGAGCTGTGTTGGCAATGGCCAAGTGAAAGACTCCGCTATGAACTTTACAACAACTGGAATTCTAGATTCAGTATCTGAAATTAAAGCCTGCACTGAGAGCACTTCTTTCTTAGAAGAAATTCCAGCTCCTGAGTCCAACAAGCGAGGAGGTATGTATCTAGAGGACATTGACGTCTTTACAGATTTGGGGACATCAAAAGCTGGTCATAATCACAACCATAATTTCCATTCACAAGAAGACCTGGTTGTACATATTCCAAAGGACCACAAGCCTGGAACCTTTCCAAAAGCACTTTCTATTGAAAGCCTTTCTCCGATAGAGAGTTTCTATGGTGTCAACTGGCGGAGTGCAGGTATTTCTCTTAGCAGGCAAAAAGGTATTCGTGCTAAGGAACCAAGAATTATGTCTTCAAGGTGCTCCAGAGGTAGCAGACTTAGTGTTTATGATAATGTGCCCGGATCTCATTTGTATGCCAGCACTGGGGATCTCATGGATTTAGAAAGAGATGATTTATTTCCTCATTTAGATGATGTCTTGCAGCACATTAATGGACTTCAACAGTCTGTATACCACTGGTCAAAAGACATAATGCCAGACCTTCAAGATGACAATTTGTCGGTTGGGGAGTCTGGAACCTCAACTTTTCATTCACCTAACCCAATGAGCTTGGACTTTGAAGGCAATTCTATTTCTGATGGTAGGACTACCCCAAGTGACATGGAGAGAGATGCTGCTTCGCTTAATGAATCTGATACTACTGGAACCAGAGAGAGAAGGGATTCTGGGGTTGGAGCCTCACTTACAAGAACAAACAG GCGTCTACGGTGGAGCAGTTTTCATATCTCCCATCAGCAAAGTGGCTCAGTGGCATCACTTCAGATTAGCAATCAGTCAGCAGGTCAGCTCAATCTGCTGCAGAAATTCTCTTTGCTACGCCTGACGGCTATCATGGAGAGATATTCACTGTCAAACAAGCACGGATGGACATG GTCTGTGCCAAAGTTTATGAAGAGGATGAAGGGGCCGGATTACAAGGATAAGAATATTTTTGGTGTGCCTTTGATGGTTCATGTGCAGAGAACTGGGCAGCCTCTACCCCAGAACATCCAGCAAGCGTTACGTTTCCTCCGCGGTCACTGCCTCGATCAG gTTGGTTTGTTTAGAAAGTCGGGCGTTAAATCTCGAATCCAGGCTCTACGCCAGATGAACGAAACATCGCCAGAGAATGTAAACTATGAAGATCAGTGCGCCTACGACGTGGCAGATATGATCAAACAGTTCTTCAGAGATCTCCCCGAACCTCTTCTCACCAGTAAATTAGGGGAGACCTTTCTCCATATTTACCAGT ATGTCCCGAAAGACCAGAGGCTCCAGGCTGTGCAGTCGGCTATCATGCTGATGTCTGATGAAAACCGTGAGGTCCTACAAACCCTGCTGTGCTTCCTCAGTGATGTCACCTCGGTGGAAGAGAATCAGATGACCCCGATGAATCTAGCTGTATGTTTGGCACCATCTCTCTTCCATCTCAATTTATTGAAGAAGGACAACTCCCCAAG AGCaatacagaaaaaatatgcaACAGGGAGACCTGATCAGAAGGACCTAAATGAAAATTTTGCAGCTACACAGGGTCTGGCACACATGATCATGGAGTGCAACAGGTTATTTGAG ATTCCACATAAAGTCATAGCCCAGTCTTCCAATTCCTATGTAGAAGCCAATGTGCATGTCCAAACAATGGAGGAACTAGGAAAGCAACTGGAAGAGGAAGGAGGCAATGTGAGCACGTACTTTGAGAGTACAATTCAGGGCCTTCAGAAGGAAGCTAAGGAGAAGTTTAAGGGATGGATTTCCCTCTCCAGCGCAGAGAACACTGACCTTGCTTACAAAAAG GTTGGGGATGGAAATCCTTTGAGATCGTGGAAGGTGTCAGTGGAAGTGGAGGCTCCACCATCTGTGGTTCTCAATCACATTTTAAGAGAACGACAGCTCTGGGATGATGACTTCTTGCAGTCGAAAGTGGTAGAGACTTTAGATAACCAAACAGAGGTGTACCAGTACGTGTTGAACTGCATGGCTCCACACCCTTCCAGAGACTTTGTCGTTTTAAG GTCCTGGAGAACAGACTTGCCAAAAGGAATCTGCGCTCTGGCAGCCGTATCAGTAGAGCACGATGAGGCCAATCTCATAGGAGGAGTGAGAGCAGCAGTTCTGGATACTCGGTTCTTGATTGAACCCTGTGGCTCTGGCAAATCAAAGCTGACACATATCTGCAGAGTTGATCTCAA aggCCATTCTCCTGAGTGGTACAATAAATGTTTCGGACATCTCTGTGCGTCGGAGGCTTTAAGGATCCGAAATTCTTTCCAGCCAATTTCCACGGAAGGCCCTGAAACCAAAATCTGA
- the stard13.S gene encoding stAR related lipid transfer domain containing 13 S homeolog isoform X3 produces MTSKKRSAKFLLRRSLSEQLKDSASKAWDLLWKNVRDKRLAELEAKEACDWLRAAGFPQYSQLYEDSKFPIDIASVKRDHDFLDRDHVEPLCRRLKTLNKCASMKLDVSFQRKKSEDSDEEDLCAISDKWRFQRLSRQWSRVDDIDSLFGRSERLGSSGEMKNTTSSESVLTDLSEPEICSIHSGSSGGSDCRCSYVGNSASRETFECADTMCIHDSNSMTILPPWPKDCPDGKLNGKNEKPAHTKTKTFLKCMGTLRSKGTYGKSKGLQRTGAIIISEPILQLEPDPLKTNTQLDPDPLKTMSCVGNGQVKDSAMNFTTTGILDSVSEIKACTESTSFLEEIPAPESNKRGGMYLEDIDVFTDLGTSKAGHNHNHNFHSQEDLVVHIPKDHKPGTFPKALSIESLSPIESFYGVNWRSAGISLSRQKGIRAKEPRIMSSRCSRGSRLSVYDNVPGSHLYASTGDLMDLERDDLFPHLDDVLQHINGLQQSVYHWSKDIMPDLQDDNLSVGESGTSTFHSPNPMSLDFEGNSISDGRTTPSDMERDAASLNESDTTGTRERRDSGVGASLTRTNRRLRWSSFHISHQQSGSVASLQISNQSAGQLNLLQKFSLLRLTAIMERYSLSNKHGWTWSVPKFMKRMKGPDYKDKNIFGVPLMVHVQRTGQPLPQNIQQALRFLRGHCLDQVGLFRKSGVKSRIQALRQMNETSPENVNYEDQCAYDVADMIKQFFRDLPEPLLTSKLGETFLHIYQYVPKDQRLQAVQSAIMLMSDENREVLQTLLCFLSDVTSVEENQMTPMNLAVCLAPSLFHLNLLKKDNSPRAIQKKYATGRPDQKDLNENFAATQGLAHMIMECNRLFEIPHKVIAQSSNSYVEANVHVQTMEELGKQLEEEGGNVSTYFESTIQGLQKEAKEKFKGWISLSSAENTDLAYKKVGDGNPLRSWKVSVEVEAPPSVVLNHILRERQLWDDDFLQSKVVETLDNQTEVYQYVLNCMAPHPSRDFVVLRSWRTDLPKGICALAAVSVEHDEANLIGGVRAAVLDTRFLIEPCGSGKSKLTHICRVDLKGHSPEWYNKCFGHLCASEALRIRNSFQPISTEGPETKI; encoded by the exons GCGACTGAAGACCTTGAATAAGTGTGCCTCAATGAAACTCGATGTCAGCTTCCAAAGGAAGAAG AGTGAAGATTCAGATGAAGAAGACCTTTGTGCCATCAGTGACAAATGGAGATTCCAAAGACTCAGCCGTCAATGGTCTCGGGTAGATGACATTGATTCGCTGTTTGGGCGATCGGAGAGACTCGGTTCATCCGGGGAAATGAAAAACACGACTAGCAGCGAGAGTGTCTTGACTGATCTCAGTGAACCAGAAATATGTTCTATCCACAGTGGAAGTAGTGGTGGGAGTGACTGCAGGTGTTCCTATGTTGGCAATAGTGCTTCCAGGGAGACATTTGAGTGTGCGGACACAATGTGTATTCATGATTCCAATTCAATGACCATATTACCTCCATGGCCAAAAGATTGTCCAGATGGTAAACTGAATGGCAAGAACGAAAAGCCTGCACacactaaaacaaaaacatttttaaaatgcatggGGACTCTTAGATCTAAAGGAACTTATGGTAAATCTAAAGGCCTTCAAAGAACTGGAGCTATAATAATTAGTGAGCCCATTCTGCAACTGGAGCCTGACCCACTTAAAACTAATACGCAACTGGATCCCGACCCTCTTAAAACAATGAGCTGTGTTGGCAATGGCCAAGTGAAAGACTCCGCTATGAACTTTACAACAACTGGAATTCTAGATTCAGTATCTGAAATTAAAGCCTGCACTGAGAGCACTTCTTTCTTAGAAGAAATTCCAGCTCCTGAGTCCAACAAGCGAGGAGGTATGTATCTAGAGGACATTGACGTCTTTACAGATTTGGGGACATCAAAAGCTGGTCATAATCACAACCATAATTTCCATTCACAAGAAGACCTGGTTGTACATATTCCAAAGGACCACAAGCCTGGAACCTTTCCAAAAGCACTTTCTATTGAAAGCCTTTCTCCGATAGAGAGTTTCTATGGTGTCAACTGGCGGAGTGCAGGTATTTCTCTTAGCAGGCAAAAAGGTATTCGTGCTAAGGAACCAAGAATTATGTCTTCAAGGTGCTCCAGAGGTAGCAGACTTAGTGTTTATGATAATGTGCCCGGATCTCATTTGTATGCCAGCACTGGGGATCTCATGGATTTAGAAAGAGATGATTTATTTCCTCATTTAGATGATGTCTTGCAGCACATTAATGGACTTCAACAGTCTGTATACCACTGGTCAAAAGACATAATGCCAGACCTTCAAGATGACAATTTGTCGGTTGGGGAGTCTGGAACCTCAACTTTTCATTCACCTAACCCAATGAGCTTGGACTTTGAAGGCAATTCTATTTCTGATGGTAGGACTACCCCAAGTGACATGGAGAGAGATGCTGCTTCGCTTAATGAATCTGATACTACTGGAACCAGAGAGAGAAGGGATTCTGGGGTTGGAGCCTCACTTACAAGAACAAACAG GCGTCTACGGTGGAGCAGTTTTCATATCTCCCATCAGCAAAGTGGCTCAGTGGCATCACTTCAGATTAGCAATCAGTCAGCAGGTCAGCTCAATCTGCTGCAGAAATTCTCTTTGCTACGCCTGACGGCTATCATGGAGAGATATTCACTGTCAAACAAGCACGGATGGACATG GTCTGTGCCAAAGTTTATGAAGAGGATGAAGGGGCCGGATTACAAGGATAAGAATATTTTTGGTGTGCCTTTGATGGTTCATGTGCAGAGAACTGGGCAGCCTCTACCCCAGAACATCCAGCAAGCGTTACGTTTCCTCCGCGGTCACTGCCTCGATCAG gTTGGTTTGTTTAGAAAGTCGGGCGTTAAATCTCGAATCCAGGCTCTACGCCAGATGAACGAAACATCGCCAGAGAATGTAAACTATGAAGATCAGTGCGCCTACGACGTGGCAGATATGATCAAACAGTTCTTCAGAGATCTCCCCGAACCTCTTCTCACCAGTAAATTAGGGGAGACCTTTCTCCATATTTACCAGT ATGTCCCGAAAGACCAGAGGCTCCAGGCTGTGCAGTCGGCTATCATGCTGATGTCTGATGAAAACCGTGAGGTCCTACAAACCCTGCTGTGCTTCCTCAGTGATGTCACCTCGGTGGAAGAGAATCAGATGACCCCGATGAATCTAGCTGTATGTTTGGCACCATCTCTCTTCCATCTCAATTTATTGAAGAAGGACAACTCCCCAAG AGCaatacagaaaaaatatgcaACAGGGAGACCTGATCAGAAGGACCTAAATGAAAATTTTGCAGCTACACAGGGTCTGGCACACATGATCATGGAGTGCAACAGGTTATTTGAG ATTCCACATAAAGTCATAGCCCAGTCTTCCAATTCCTATGTAGAAGCCAATGTGCATGTCCAAACAATGGAGGAACTAGGAAAGCAACTGGAAGAGGAAGGAGGCAATGTGAGCACGTACTTTGAGAGTACAATTCAGGGCCTTCAGAAGGAAGCTAAGGAGAAGTTTAAGGGATGGATTTCCCTCTCCAGCGCAGAGAACACTGACCTTGCTTACAAAAAG GTTGGGGATGGAAATCCTTTGAGATCGTGGAAGGTGTCAGTGGAAGTGGAGGCTCCACCATCTGTGGTTCTCAATCACATTTTAAGAGAACGACAGCTCTGGGATGATGACTTCTTGCAGTCGAAAGTGGTAGAGACTTTAGATAACCAAACAGAGGTGTACCAGTACGTGTTGAACTGCATGGCTCCACACCCTTCCAGAGACTTTGTCGTTTTAAG GTCCTGGAGAACAGACTTGCCAAAAGGAATCTGCGCTCTGGCAGCCGTATCAGTAGAGCACGATGAGGCCAATCTCATAGGAGGAGTGAGAGCAGCAGTTCTGGATACTCGGTTCTTGATTGAACCCTGTGGCTCTGGCAAATCAAAGCTGACACATATCTGCAGAGTTGATCTCAA aggCCATTCTCCTGAGTGGTACAATAAATGTTTCGGACATCTCTGTGCGTCGGAGGCTTTAAGGATCCGAAATTCTTTCCAGCCAATTTCCACGGAAGGCCCTGAAACCAAAATCTGA